Proteins from a genomic interval of Rhodothermales bacterium:
- a CDS encoding VOC family protein, which yields MADIAKDTTATVIPTLRYNDAATAVEWLCEAFGFEKHLVVPGEDGTVIHAQLTFGRGMVMLGSARSDEFGAVQRPPDSADAPVTQSPYIVVSDADDHYARAVAAGAHVVMELADQDYGGRLYTCRDLEGHVWSFGSYDPWG from the coding sequence ATGGCCGACATCGCGAAAGACACCACGGCCACCGTGATTCCGACGCTACGCTACAACGACGCGGCCACCGCCGTGGAGTGGCTGTGCGAGGCCTTCGGCTTTGAGAAGCACCTCGTGGTGCCAGGGGAAGACGGCACCGTCATCCACGCCCAACTCACTTTCGGGAGAGGAATGGTGATGCTGGGGTCTGCCCGATCTGACGAATTTGGCGCGGTCCAGAGGCCACCGGACTCCGCAGACGCTCCGGTGACCCAGAGTCCGTACATCGTTGTGTCCGATGCCGACGACCACTACGCACGAGCCGTAGCAGCAGGAGCGCATGTCGTCATGGAGCTCGCCGATCAGGACTACGGTGGGCGCCTCTACACCTGCCGCGACCTCGAGGGTCACGTTTGGAGCTTTGGCTCTTACGACCCGTGGGGCTAA
- a CDS encoding T9SS type A sorting domain-containing protein → MNSVTTHGRILTLGKTLIGLVLLAFASVLPSQAQNFNVPADATVTEGNTLTAQVTVDAAPGANITVDYAVLPKATCSVGTVNSATAGTDFVVASGTLTFLSGSTASQPVSVQTLEDSIRENADQAQNASECFQLVISNASGGTIVDDDQEIVIVDDESNPTLSIADGSAAENAGTIPMTITLSGPIDEDLTFGTNAGTPDIAFIDGSTDADNGAGGSDDTDYNDGDGTGLAAYTAVLAAGTTSTDLLVQIIDDLVYEGTETFNVQVATNARYSLSDGIGVATILDNESQPELSISDASPVAEGANLTFTVTPSVAAEASYTALFSYQDVTTTAGADYTPTPSLSITSAVTPSAPATLTVVTINDSDAEGDESLIVTITDGADYDVNAGNGNAIGLINANDSIDLSVAVNITDATINLDGTPGATVNVVVTNNGVAAATADITLTITETGFNMSTATASSYTGDSSGNTTCDSSPSLQGGSCVLQFADFGAGESETVVFTVNADGAAGSTASMTVSQAGNTETDNSNDADTDSALLVGVDFGDLTTSGGAALGSHLISSDLRLGTAIDAETSNPNDDGDGDDGVSILGNVMTANTTAYFHVQVTGGSGYLSIFGDGAITDVTDLAVTEGSNWVAVSVAVGATNPEILRFRLCSTIDNCDDATETANDGEVEDYSIAVGAAPTSVTLPTGTVEPVTVSEVGGNLTLVDGNGNTMLSATYGTGSDPDFTINGNANANTLAVSLGGLDPNLDLLWDGGDGADALEINDPNNNTWTSTHVAVSSSAGQFTFGSGGTTLGVDYQNLAPVLSTITVSDATFTFSDAIDDNIVLRDNASSVDGMSFIDSNGSEAITFKTPTTTLVINAGDGADTVDFQGLDETGSPSTTITINGEEGADTLTILPISNSSSLSLATVAGSTPTTCAGDVLDMNTSGGATIDTITNAGGTGTITFSSAHKTVSFSGIESFADQSADLSLAMSSSAGTSVNPGDQMTITMTVTNAGPDTATCVTVDDILFGSDGASGTVLEIVTGPTFSVGSYNSSTGVWSVGAMGSGDSATITYTAIVKHIFNGTATATVSSPESDPDSTDDSVSLTVAPAFSFPTGAQATSAAWYSSGTNERLVVGLANGFSGLNSAVLCRVKQITGFPADLWRECGNGLPYPLYVNDMYLDNAGTPADSTDDKLYLASWGSDGLYISTDGGENFTAAEPDLGNGTPGWTNVYSILEDNSGFLYVSANDGLVFRSLNNGATWQQVSSLPAVSTDTPWSMAAHPTEAGRLYAGTFGGGVFTSEDFGFTWTELGGTVINNLLISNNAGHIFDLELLPSSNATSGFIFAATGSGVYRMSLDGDGLATGLWSQIDTDVTLDSGTVTPEARSLAFDQSEDLYVTTWGHGAFTSSAPSTASSMSSFALRGANVTFVTISPSGGEVLMGVQEGGIHFMPAASVSTDVEPEPTTEVEIPTGYALDQNYPNPFNPVTTIAFSLPQTGTARLAVYDVLGREVEVLIDGTVQAGQHEVQFDAAGLPTGTYIYRLETKAGSFTKQLVLMK, encoded by the coding sequence ATGAATTCTGTTACTACTCACGGGCGGATACTAACGCTGGGTAAAACCCTCATTGGGCTGGTGCTTCTGGCATTCGCGTCAGTGCTACCCTCCCAAGCCCAGAACTTCAACGTCCCCGCGGATGCGACCGTGACCGAGGGGAATACGTTGACCGCTCAGGTGACCGTCGACGCGGCACCCGGCGCCAACATCACCGTCGACTATGCGGTGCTACCGAAAGCCACGTGTTCCGTGGGCACCGTCAACTCCGCTACGGCGGGGACTGACTTCGTAGTAGCGTCCGGTACCCTGACCTTCTTGTCGGGCTCCACGGCGAGCCAGCCGGTCAGTGTCCAGACGCTGGAGGACTCCATCCGCGAGAACGCCGATCAGGCGCAGAACGCCAGTGAGTGCTTCCAACTCGTCATTTCCAATGCGAGTGGCGGCACGATCGTCGACGACGATCAGGAAATCGTCATTGTCGACGATGAGTCGAACCCGACGCTGTCCATCGCGGACGGATCCGCGGCTGAGAACGCGGGCACGATCCCGATGACGATTACGCTCTCGGGTCCCATCGACGAAGATCTCACGTTTGGTACCAACGCAGGGACCCCTGACATCGCGTTCATCGATGGTTCCACCGATGCCGACAACGGGGCCGGCGGAAGCGACGACACGGACTACAACGACGGTGACGGAACCGGCCTGGCAGCCTACACGGCCGTTCTCGCCGCGGGGACGACCTCGACAGACCTTCTCGTGCAGATCATCGACGATCTCGTCTACGAAGGCACTGAAACGTTCAACGTACAGGTTGCGACCAACGCCCGCTATTCGCTGTCCGACGGCATCGGCGTCGCCACCATCCTCGACAACGAGTCGCAGCCGGAGCTCTCCATCTCGGATGCATCTCCTGTAGCGGAAGGGGCGAACCTGACGTTCACCGTAACGCCGAGCGTGGCAGCAGAGGCCAGCTACACAGCCCTCTTCAGCTACCAGGACGTCACGACGACGGCCGGGGCGGACTACACGCCCACACCGAGCCTGTCCATCACGTCTGCCGTTACGCCTTCCGCGCCTGCGACCCTGACCGTCGTCACCATCAATGACTCGGATGCCGAGGGCGACGAGTCCCTCATCGTGACCATTACCGATGGCGCGGACTACGATGTCAATGCCGGCAACGGCAATGCCATCGGTCTTATCAACGCCAACGACAGCATTGACCTGTCGGTGGCCGTGAACATCACCGATGCGACCATCAACCTGGATGGCACCCCCGGGGCGACTGTCAATGTGGTCGTCACGAACAACGGTGTTGCTGCGGCGACGGCCGACATCACGCTGACGATCACCGAGACCGGGTTCAACATGAGCACCGCTACCGCGAGCTCCTACACCGGCGATAGCAGTGGAAATACGACCTGCGACAGCAGTCCATCGTTGCAGGGCGGCTCATGTGTGCTTCAGTTCGCTGACTTTGGTGCCGGCGAGTCTGAGACGGTGGTCTTCACCGTCAACGCCGACGGTGCCGCGGGCTCCACGGCCAGCATGACCGTATCCCAGGCAGGCAACACCGAAACCGACAACTCCAACGATGCCGATACCGATTCGGCCCTGCTGGTCGGCGTTGACTTCGGTGACCTGACCACGAGTGGTGGCGCAGCTCTGGGTTCACACCTCATCAGCAGCGATCTCAGGCTGGGAACAGCGATTGATGCCGAGACCTCGAATCCGAACGATGACGGAGACGGCGATGACGGTGTCTCGATCCTCGGGAACGTCATGACGGCTAACACGACGGCCTATTTCCATGTGCAGGTGACCGGCGGAAGCGGCTACCTCAGCATCTTTGGAGATGGCGCGATTACGGATGTGACCGACCTGGCGGTAACCGAGGGCTCCAACTGGGTAGCCGTCTCTGTCGCTGTCGGTGCCACGAACCCGGAGATTCTGAGATTCCGCCTGTGCTCGACCATCGACAATTGCGACGACGCAACCGAGACTGCAAATGACGGTGAGGTGGAGGACTACTCCATCGCAGTCGGCGCGGCTCCTACCTCGGTAACGCTGCCCACTGGCACCGTTGAGCCCGTCACAGTTTCTGAGGTCGGTGGCAACCTGACCCTGGTCGACGGCAACGGCAATACGATGCTCTCGGCTACCTACGGTACCGGTAGCGATCCTGACTTCACCATAAACGGCAATGCCAACGCGAACACGCTGGCGGTGAGTCTCGGAGGGTTGGATCCCAACCTCGACCTGCTATGGGATGGTGGCGACGGTGCAGACGCACTGGAAATCAATGATCCCAACAACAACACATGGACGTCGACCCACGTTGCGGTCAGTTCATCTGCTGGTCAGTTCACATTCGGATCCGGCGGTACGACGCTTGGCGTCGACTACCAGAACCTGGCGCCGGTCCTATCGACCATCACCGTGTCGGACGCCACGTTTACGTTCTCGGATGCGATCGATGACAACATCGTCCTTCGCGACAATGCATCGAGCGTAGACGGCATGTCGTTCATCGATTCGAATGGCTCTGAGGCGATCACGTTCAAAACGCCTACCACGACGCTGGTCATCAACGCCGGCGACGGCGCAGACACGGTTGATTTCCAGGGCCTCGACGAGACCGGATCTCCTTCCACCACGATTACCATCAATGGTGAGGAGGGAGCAGACACGCTCACGATCCTGCCGATCTCGAACTCGAGTAGTCTCAGCCTGGCCACAGTCGCCGGTAGCACTCCGACGACCTGCGCGGGCGACGTGCTCGACATGAATACGAGCGGCGGCGCGACCATTGATACCATCACGAATGCGGGTGGCACTGGAACGATTACGTTCTCCAGCGCCCACAAGACCGTGAGCTTCAGTGGCATCGAGTCCTTCGCGGACCAGTCTGCCGACCTGTCGCTGGCGATGTCCTCCTCGGCGGGCACCAGCGTCAATCCGGGCGACCAGATGACGATCACCATGACCGTCACCAATGCAGGCCCCGATACCGCGACGTGTGTTACGGTTGACGACATCCTGTTCGGTAGCGACGGCGCCTCTGGCACCGTGCTCGAAATCGTGACCGGTCCGACCTTCTCGGTCGGTTCCTACAACTCCTCAACAGGAGTCTGGAGTGTCGGCGCGATGGGCTCTGGAGACAGTGCGACGATCACCTACACGGCAATCGTGAAGCACATCTTCAATGGCACGGCAACCGCGACGGTGTCTTCGCCCGAGAGTGATCCGGATTCGACCGATGACTCGGTCAGCCTGACCGTAGCTCCGGCGTTCTCCTTCCCGACCGGTGCGCAGGCGACCTCTGCCGCATGGTACAGCTCTGGTACGAACGAGCGCCTGGTTGTTGGTCTGGCGAATGGATTCTCCGGGCTCAACAGCGCTGTCCTGTGCCGCGTCAAGCAGATCACCGGCTTCCCGGCTGACCTCTGGCGCGAGTGCGGCAACGGACTCCCGTACCCGCTGTACGTGAATGACATGTACCTGGACAACGCCGGCACACCTGCCGACTCGACGGACGACAAGCTGTACCTGGCGTCCTGGGGCAGTGATGGTCTCTACATCTCAACCGATGGTGGCGAGAACTTCACCGCAGCAGAGCCGGACCTCGGAAACGGCACTCCCGGATGGACGAATGTGTACTCGATCCTGGAGGACAACAGCGGATTCCTGTATGTCTCCGCGAACGATGGACTGGTGTTCCGTTCGCTGAACAACGGGGCCACCTGGCAGCAGGTCTCCAGCCTGCCGGCCGTCTCCACGGACACGCCGTGGTCCATGGCCGCACACCCGACAGAAGCCGGCCGACTGTACGCCGGTACCTTCGGCGGCGGGGTATTCACCTCGGAAGACTTCGGCTTCACGTGGACCGAGCTTGGTGGCACTGTGATCAACAATCTGCTGATCTCCAACAACGCCGGGCACATCTTCGACCTGGAGCTGCTTCCGTCGTCGAATGCCACCAGTGGATTCATCTTTGCCGCCACCGGCAGTGGTGTCTACCGCATGTCGCTCGACGGTGACGGGCTGGCCACCGGCCTTTGGAGCCAAATCGATACGGACGTAACGCTGGACAGCGGAACGGTCACGCCTGAAGCTCGCAGCCTCGCGTTCGATCAGAGTGAAGACCTCTACGTCACGACGTGGGGACACGGCGCCTTCACTTCGAGCGCGCCTTCGACGGCCTCGTCCATGAGTTCCTTCGCCCTTCGTGGTGCGAACGTGACCTTTGTCACGATCAGCCCGAGTGGTGGTGAGGTTCTGATGGGTGTCCAGGAAGGTGGAATCCACTTCATGCCGGCCGCCTCAGTATCAACGGATGTTGAGCCCGAGCCGACCACTGAAGTCGAGATCCCGACCGGATACGCGCTCGACCAGAACTATCCCAACCCGTTCAATCCGGTGACGACCATCGCATTCTCGCTTCCGCAGACCGGCACCGCACGCCTGGCCGTGTATGACGTGCTGGGTCGCGAGGTCGAAGTGCTGATCGACGGCACCGTACAGGCGGGTCAGCACGAAGTGCAGTTTGACGCAGCGGGCCTCCCCACGGGCACGTACATCTACCGACTTGAGACCAAGGCTGGCAGCTTCACCAAACAGCTGGTTCTCATGAAATAG